A single Xenopus laevis strain J_2021 chromosome 3S, Xenopus_laevis_v10.1, whole genome shotgun sequence DNA region contains:
- the il12b.S gene encoding interleukin-12 subunit beta isoform X1 — protein sequence MAYLKPAVLLLMLCVNTIQGFWDLSILKNTYIVDITEKAEGEVVSFECPVAEKTKVYWLLKGYKRPGRILKTHVMENEDAGNFTCHHLNGELVDYKTVLLKHWNRKHLPEEQPIYCEAKNYSGHFKCFWSRERDEAQYIFEAHRGNHIISCEKPIKNNSKYEVNCHDNEFCQYGEENDNITIHLHVFVGKQYENHSLSFMLRYITKPDPPAELSKSGDSLKWKYPKTWCSEHSFFPLIFNLNITKQNESPRHYTDIDITEKNLKPPLPFKGKFIFCVQARDMFHNSAWSDWSCSKHSKPRKKQANKPKKKKKPAHR from the exons ATGGCATACCTGAAACCTGCTGTCCTTCTCTTGATGTTGTGTGTCAATACAATACAGGGGTTCTGGGACCTGAGCATCTTGAAAAACA CCTATATAGTTGACATCACAGAGAAAGCAGAAGGGGAGGTTGTTTCATTTGAATGCCCTGTGGCagaaaagaccaaagtctattGGTTACTAAAAGGTTACAAACGACCTGGCAGAATCTTGAAAACCCACGTGATGGAGAACGAAGACGCTGGGAATTTCACATGCCATCATCTAAATGGGGAGCTGGTTGATTATAAAACAGTGCTGCTGAAACATTGGAACCGGAAACACCTGCCAG AGGAGCAGCCGATTTACTGTGAGGCAAAGAACTACAGCGGCCACTTTAAATGCTTTTGGAGCAGGGAAAGGGATGAAGCACAATATATTTTTGAAGCCCATCGAGG CAATCACATCATCTCTTGCGAGAAGCCAATCAAGAATAACAGCAAATATGAGGTGAACTGCCATGACAATGAATTCTGCCAATATGGGGAAGAGAATGACAATATCACCATTCACCTGCACGTATTTGTTGGGAAACAATACGAGAATCACAGCCTGTCCTTTATGCTGCGATACATCA CCAAGCCTGACCCACCAGCCGAGCTCAGCAAATCTGGTGATTCTCTGAAGTGGAAGTACCCAAAGACATGGTGTAGCGAGCACTCGTTTTTCCCTCTAATATTTAATCTCAACATAACAAAGCAAAACGAAAGTCCTCgg CACTATACAGATATTGATATCACAGAAAAGAATCTGAAACCGCCTCTGCCTTTCAAGGGGAAATTCATCTTTTGTGTCCAAGCCAGAGATATGTTCCACAACTCAGCCTGGAGTGACTGGTCTTGTTCCAA GCACAGTAAGcccagaaaaaaacaagcaaataaaccaaaaaagaagaaaaagcctGCCCACCGGTGA
- the il12b.S gene encoding interleukin-12 subunit beta isoform X2 — MAYLKPAVLLLMLCVNTIQGFWDLSILKNTYIVDITEKAEGEVVSFECPVAEKTKVYWLLKGYKRPGRILKTHVMENEDAGNFTCHHLNGELVDYKTVLLKHWNRKHLPEEQPIYCEAKNYSGHFKCFWSRERDEAQYIFEAHRGNHIISCEKPIKNNSKYEVNCHDNEFCQYGEENDNITIHLHVFVGKQYENHSLSFMLRYITKPDPPAELSKSGDSLKWKYPKTWCSEHSFFPLIFNLNITKQNESPRHYTDIDITEKNLKPPLPFKGKFIFCVQARDMFHNSAWSDWSCSK, encoded by the exons ATGGCATACCTGAAACCTGCTGTCCTTCTCTTGATGTTGTGTGTCAATACAATACAGGGGTTCTGGGACCTGAGCATCTTGAAAAACA CCTATATAGTTGACATCACAGAGAAAGCAGAAGGGGAGGTTGTTTCATTTGAATGCCCTGTGGCagaaaagaccaaagtctattGGTTACTAAAAGGTTACAAACGACCTGGCAGAATCTTGAAAACCCACGTGATGGAGAACGAAGACGCTGGGAATTTCACATGCCATCATCTAAATGGGGAGCTGGTTGATTATAAAACAGTGCTGCTGAAACATTGGAACCGGAAACACCTGCCAG AGGAGCAGCCGATTTACTGTGAGGCAAAGAACTACAGCGGCCACTTTAAATGCTTTTGGAGCAGGGAAAGGGATGAAGCACAATATATTTTTGAAGCCCATCGAGG CAATCACATCATCTCTTGCGAGAAGCCAATCAAGAATAACAGCAAATATGAGGTGAACTGCCATGACAATGAATTCTGCCAATATGGGGAAGAGAATGACAATATCACCATTCACCTGCACGTATTTGTTGGGAAACAATACGAGAATCACAGCCTGTCCTTTATGCTGCGATACATCA CCAAGCCTGACCCACCAGCCGAGCTCAGCAAATCTGGTGATTCTCTGAAGTGGAAGTACCCAAAGACATGGTGTAGCGAGCACTCGTTTTTCCCTCTAATATTTAATCTCAACATAACAAAGCAAAACGAAAGTCCTCgg CACTATACAGATATTGATATCACAGAAAAGAATCTGAAACCGCCTCTGCCTTTCAAGGGGAAATTCATCTTTTGTGTCCAAGCCAGAGATATGTTCCACAACTCAGCCTGGAGTGACTGGTCTTGTTCCAAGTAG